The following coding sequences are from one Paenibacillus stellifer window:
- a CDS encoding UvrD-helicase domain-containing protein — MINDRLARERIVRDLDINFLVEAGAGSGKTTSLVGRMIAYIETGAAEIQQIAAITFTRKAADELHGRFRLELEKRLPAAQPPVSGRLSNALRDVDQCFIGTIHSFCGRLLRERPIEAGVDPLFREIEEEEAKVFRDQCWDEYLMALAENGEDRSIADMEALGLTVEDLREVYHKVSLYTDVKIETQPSPRPDFDLIRLSLPRLMEQAALYIPSARPEAGWDSLQQMIKDGSRLVRMHGLEDDMQMLRLAQLFDKSIKVTQNRWTDKAAAKESATTFTDWQKTVLKPFLASWREYLYPQLISFVLPAAEFCADRRREAGLLDFEDLLMRSTEMLRKYPEVGRSFSRRYTKLLVDEFQDTDPVQAELMFQLCGEPDAAGDWRKIRPKPGSLFVVGDPKQSIYRFRRADISLYNQVKAMLTNCGEVLQLTANFRSVHAIGEFVNDTFIRTFPGKETEHQSSFVAMDTVTLNPTLTNHEEKATFGVRTLTLPKMAGGKAAISKTDAEQVAAYLAWACSGNLQIQDKDETGELLMREAVPGDFLILLKKREFISLYAQKLESYGIPAITSGSSAMYGEIAALAMLAQCLNDPDDRIALLAVLRGPLFGLSDQSLYAFTQEGRRLGFRGLGEREEMPAGHLLQVYATLAKLSEFDRKVRELPALAALLSIMEEMGLIPLAAVRENGLSRSGTLLNVVQLLQRNPVQAGSWADLTVALNRMAEKEALEGGNLFAGQLDAVRIMNLHKAKGLEAHVVFLACPVGECSHEASEYIDRSGETVKGYFSISRQKGYQTELLAHPPGWAELSGKERLFMEAEKERLLYVAATRAKQLLVISRYPDKPAADPWSGLVDSLPDAAELPAVSAVKAVPAIYEDEHDRTADEEESQAMRSRLARPTYRVASVTELAKQKGEHPPRPLEGRGMAFGSTVHRCIELLGRGQSLEELEDEIKWIAGEEQIEERLIPEVKAMLREVERHELWNRSRRAQRCLHELPIRTRSENLLIKGVVDFLFEEEDGWVVVDFKTDVYEQQQRQAFVDFYRPQVEAYRNELERAFGMKVKESGLYFLHGNEYVTL; from the coding sequence TTGATTAACGACCGGCTGGCAAGAGAACGGATAGTAAGGGATTTGGACATAAACTTTCTGGTGGAGGCGGGCGCAGGCTCGGGAAAAACTACGTCGCTCGTAGGACGAATGATCGCATATATTGAAACGGGCGCCGCAGAGATCCAGCAAATTGCGGCCATTACTTTCACCCGGAAGGCGGCGGACGAACTGCATGGGCGCTTCCGCCTGGAGTTGGAGAAAAGGCTGCCGGCCGCCCAGCCGCCGGTGTCTGGGCGTCTTTCCAATGCTCTCAGGGATGTGGATCAATGCTTTATCGGCACGATCCACTCGTTCTGCGGCAGGCTGCTGCGGGAGCGGCCGATCGAGGCGGGAGTCGATCCTCTTTTTCGGGAAATAGAGGAAGAAGAGGCGAAAGTCTTTCGCGACCAGTGCTGGGACGAGTATTTGATGGCTTTGGCGGAGAACGGGGAAGATCGCTCGATTGCGGATATGGAAGCTCTTGGGCTGACGGTGGAGGATCTGCGCGAAGTATATCACAAGGTGTCGCTCTATACCGATGTGAAGATTGAAACCCAGCCTTCTCCGCGTCCCGATTTTGATCTCATCCGGCTGTCGCTTCCCCGCTTGATGGAGCAGGCGGCTCTCTATATCCCTTCGGCAAGGCCTGAAGCGGGCTGGGATTCGCTGCAGCAGATGATCAAGGATGGGAGTAGACTGGTCCGGATGCATGGACTGGAAGATGACATGCAGATGCTGAGACTGGCTCAGCTGTTTGACAAGAGTATCAAAGTCACCCAAAACCGCTGGACGGACAAAGCGGCGGCCAAGGAGAGCGCTACTACCTTTACAGATTGGCAGAAGACTGTTCTGAAGCCGTTTCTGGCCTCCTGGCGGGAATACCTGTATCCGCAGCTCATTTCCTTTGTGCTGCCGGCCGCCGAGTTCTGCGCCGACCGGCGTAGAGAAGCGGGACTGCTCGACTTTGAGGACCTGCTGATGCGATCTACGGAGATGTTGCGCAAGTATCCCGAAGTTGGCAGATCCTTCTCCCGCCGGTACACGAAGCTGCTTGTGGACGAGTTTCAGGATACCGATCCTGTGCAGGCGGAGCTGATGTTCCAGTTATGTGGAGAGCCGGACGCTGCCGGCGACTGGCGGAAGATCCGGCCGAAACCGGGTTCGCTGTTCGTTGTCGGCGATCCGAAGCAGTCCATCTACCGGTTTAGACGGGCTGATATTTCCCTCTACAACCAGGTCAAAGCGATGCTGACCAACTGCGGGGAAGTGCTTCAGCTCACCGCCAATTTCCGGTCTGTTCATGCCATCGGGGAATTCGTGAACGATACGTTTATCCGGACGTTTCCCGGGAAAGAGACGGAGCATCAGTCCTCTTTTGTCGCCATGGATACGGTCACGCTGAATCCAACACTTACGAATCATGAGGAGAAGGCGACCTTTGGCGTGAGGACATTGACATTGCCCAAGATGGCGGGTGGCAAAGCCGCTATCTCTAAGACGGATGCCGAGCAGGTCGCGGCATATCTTGCCTGGGCCTGTTCCGGGAACCTGCAGATTCAGGATAAGGATGAAACGGGGGAGCTGCTTATGCGTGAAGCGGTCCCGGGTGATTTTCTCATTCTGCTTAAGAAAAGAGAGTTCATCTCCCTGTATGCGCAAAAGCTTGAATCTTACGGAATCCCAGCGATTACCTCCGGCAGTTCGGCCATGTATGGGGAAATTGCGGCCCTGGCGATGCTGGCACAATGTCTTAACGATCCGGACGACCGGATTGCGCTACTGGCCGTGCTGAGAGGACCGTTGTTCGGCCTGAGCGACCAGTCGCTGTACGCCTTTACGCAGGAGGGACGCCGGCTCGGTTTTCGCGGACTTGGGGAGCGAGAGGAAATGCCTGCAGGGCACCTGCTTCAGGTTTACGCTACTTTAGCGAAGCTGTCTGAGTTCGATCGGAAGGTCCGGGAGCTTCCGGCTCTGGCGGCCTTGCTATCGATCATGGAGGAGATGGGGCTGATTCCTCTTGCGGCCGTCAGGGAGAATGGATTGAGCCGGTCCGGGACTTTGCTGAATGTCGTTCAGCTGCTCCAGCGAAACCCGGTTCAAGCTGGCAGTTGGGCGGATTTGACCGTGGCGCTGAACCGTATGGCGGAAAAGGAGGCGTTGGAAGGCGGCAATCTGTTCGCCGGACAGCTGGACGCGGTGCGGATTATGAATCTACATAAAGCCAAAGGGCTTGAGGCGCACGTAGTCTTTCTTGCTTGTCCGGTGGGGGAGTGCAGCCATGAGGCTTCCGAATATATCGATCGGTCCGGGGAGACGGTTAAAGGTTACTTCAGCATCAGTCGGCAGAAAGGCTACCAAACGGAGCTGCTAGCCCATCCGCCGGGATGGGCGGAGCTCAGCGGCAAGGAGCGGCTGTTCATGGAAGCCGAGAAGGAGCGGCTGCTGTACGTTGCGGCGACAAGGGCCAAGCAACTGCTCGTTATTTCCCGTTATCCGGACAAGCCGGCTGCCGATCCCTGGAGCGGTTTAGTGGACAGTCTTCCGGATGCCGCGGAGCTGCCAGCTGTTTCAGCGGTTAAGGCCGTGCCTGCGATCTATGAAGATGAGCACGATCGAACCGCGGATGAAGAAGAAAGCCAAGCGATGCGGAGCCGCTTAGCCCGGCCGACTTACCGGGTGGCTTCGGTTACGGAACTGGCCAAGCAGAAGGGAGAACACCCGCCTCGTCCGCTTGAGGGAAGAGGGATGGCTTTTGGCAGCACAGTTCACCGCTGTATCGAGCTTTTGGGCAGAGGGCAGTCCCTTGAAGAGCTCGAAGACGAGATTAAATGGATTGCGGGCGAGGAACAAATCGAAGAGCGGTTGATACCCGAAGTCAAGGCGATGCTTCGGGAAGTGGAGAGGCATGAACTGTGGAACAGAAGCCGGAGAGCCCAGCGCTGTCTGCATGAGCTGCCGATCCGGACCCGCTCAGAGAACTTGCTTATCAAGGGAGTCGTTGACTTTCTGTTCGAGGAGGAAGACGGCTGGGTGGTCGTCGATTTCAAGACCGATGTGTATGAGCAGCAGCAGCGGCAAGCTTTTGTGGACTTTTACCGTCCGCAGGTTGAGGCCTACCGTAATGAACTGGAGCGTGCCTTCGGGATGAAGGTCAAAGAGTCGGGGCTGTATTTTCTGCACGGAAACGAGTATGTGACGCTGTGA